A genome region from Cytophagia bacterium CHB2 includes the following:
- a CDS encoding glycosyltransferase, which translates to MPTNLALLTVVKFPEPGKVKTRLAAEIGDELAAEVYRRFIAETFACGKSLTEATPFVAFTPEEKATEFQRMFPGGQRWFAQINSSNFGVRLRHAVQTVLQQDYQRVITIGSDSPSLPPAYLKEAAEALATNDLVLGPAEDGGYYLIGLKSAPAELFEGIAWSTEKVLQQTLAAAQRLGLRVHLLPEWYDVDDLPALHRYCLTSDVPHDLAVRLKPFLLRELVDYRKMIA; encoded by the coding sequence ATGCCAACTAATCTTGCCCTCTTGACCGTCGTTAAATTTCCGGAACCCGGTAAGGTCAAAACACGTTTGGCCGCGGAGATCGGCGACGAGTTGGCAGCCGAAGTTTATCGCCGTTTCATTGCAGAAACCTTTGCTTGTGGCAAATCCTTGACAGAAGCAACGCCATTCGTGGCTTTTACGCCGGAAGAAAAAGCTACGGAATTCCAACGCATGTTTCCCGGCGGGCAGCGCTGGTTTGCGCAAATCAACTCATCTAATTTCGGGGTACGCCTCCGCCATGCTGTTCAAACCGTATTGCAGCAGGATTACCAACGCGTGATCACCATTGGCTCGGATAGCCCGAGCCTGCCGCCAGCCTATTTAAAAGAAGCAGCAGAGGCGCTGGCAACGAACGATCTCGTGCTTGGCCCGGCAGAAGACGGCGGATATTATTTGATCGGCTTGAAATCCGCGCCGGCGGAATTGTTCGAAGGAATCGCATGGAGCACGGAAAAAGTCTTGCAGCAAACACTGGCAGCCGCACAGCGACTCGGACTGCGTGTGCATCTTCTGCCAGAATGGTATGATGTCGATGATTTGCCTGCTTTGCACCGCTATTGTCTCACCTCGGATGTGCCTCACGATCTCGCCGTACGCCTCAAACCGTTCTTGCTTCGCGAACTCGTTGATTATCGCAAGATGATTGCGTAG